From Musa acuminata AAA Group cultivar baxijiao chromosome BXJ3-8, Cavendish_Baxijiao_AAA, whole genome shotgun sequence, one genomic window encodes:
- the LOC135645592 gene encoding protein transport protein SEC31 homolog B-like: MACIKSAPRSALVAFAPDAPYLAAGTMAGAVDLSFSSTANLEIFKLDFQSDAHDLPVAGVCPSDDRFNRLSWGKPPGSSSEEFSLGLVAGGLSDGSIGIWNPLKIISSEDLNDSSVAKLAKHVGPVRGLEFSTLSPNLLASGADGGELCIWDLAKPSEPKFFPSLRSVGSGAQTEVSFVSWNPKVQYILSSTSYNGITVVWDLRQQKPLTNFVDSNRRRCSVLQWNPDVSTELIVASDDDSSPSLRVWDVRQSLLPAREFVGHTKGVIAMSWCPCDSSFLLTCAKDNRTICWDTTTGEMVCELPASTNWNFDIHWYPKIPGVISASSFDVKVGIYNIEVCSKHAAVEGEFGTPVRLRAPKWLRRPVGVSFGFGGKLISFQPCQSTPEDRLPASEVYMHNLVTEHSLVSRSTEFEAAIQNGEKSSLCALCEQKSHDSISKDDRETWGFLKIMFEEEGTARTKLLSYLGFTVPEECSDIYNDLDNLGKGLENTLSLDTRSSVEVDGSTYSIDNGEEFFNNPQISKDSSAYEEKSIPNVEKAQKEPEEPSRSYDLSFDDSIQHALVVGDYKGAVLRCITADRMADALVIAHAGGSSLWESTRDQYLKNSLAPYLKVVSALVRNDLMALINTRPLKSWKETLALLCTFAQKEEWTVLCDSLASRLMAVGNMLAATLCYICAGNMDRTVEIWSHSLKLDSRGKTYIDLLQDLMEKTIVLALATEHKQFSASLSKLVENYAELLANQGLLTTAMKYLKLLGSEESSNELAILRERISISAEERDVPKSLPYRSGASHTESLYGADQSGYGGVDYSQNYYEDKNLSQPLLQLHQNVADTSRAEGFHQVPGSAYGGNQLVQQKPQVPDFSNQRLFHPSQPSQNFILSHTSQISQQAFTSPATMAQPTMKPFSPATPAALRNVERYQQPSLGSQLYPGAANPLYQHGPPIPSPQDGGASQPAFVTGQRFAQPISTTTAPRGFMPVYNPNFAQRPSISPVHPLSPTKSSEARPVGVPPTTPPTVQTVDTSNVPAEWKLVIATLTRLYNETSAALGGSNANPSKKREIEDNSRKIGALFAKLNSGDISPNAAAKLVQLCQALDAGDFAGALRIQVVLTTSDWDECNFWLAALKRMIKTRQTVRL, translated from the exons ATGGCCTGCATCAAGAGCGCGCCGCGGTCGGCGCTCGTCGCCTTCGCGCCTGACGCGCCCTACCTCGCCGCCGGAACCATGGCCGGCGCCGTGGACCTCTCCTTCAGCTCCACGGCCAACCTCGAGATCTTCAAGCTCGACTTCCAGTCCGACGCACACGACCTCCCCGTCGCCGGCGTCTGCCCTAGCGACGATCGCTTCAACCGCCTCTCCTGGGGAAAACCCCCCGGATCCTCTTCCGAGGAGTTCTCTCTCGGCCTTGTGGCCGGTGGCCTCTCCGATGGCAGCATCGGCATCTGGAATCCCCTCAAGATCATCAG TTCTGAGGATCTAAATGATTCTTCTGTTGCGAAGCTTGCGAAGCATGTGGGACCG GTTCGTGGTTTGGAGTTCAGCACTCTGTCACCAAATCTGCTTGCTTCTGGGGCTGATGGAGGGGAGCTTTGCATCTGGGACCTGGCAAAGCCTTCAGAACCAAAATTTTTCCCATCTCTCAGG AGTGTTGGCTCTGGAGCTCAAACTgaagtttcctttgtttcttgGAACCCCAAGGTTCAATATATATTATCATCCACATCTTATAATGGGATAACAG TTGTTTGGGATCTGAGGCAGCAGAAACCCCTCACAAA CTTTGTGGATTCGAATAGAAGGAGGTGCTCTGTCTTGCAGTGGAACCCTGATGTTTCAACTGAGTTGATTGTTGCTTCAGATGATGATAGTTCACCTTCTCTTAGA GTTTGGGATGTGAGGCAATCATTATTACCAGCAAGAGAGTTTGTGGGGCACACAAAAG GTGTGATAGCTATGTCATGGTGTCCCTGTGACAGTTCATTTCTTCTTACCTGTGCCAAGGACAATAGGACAATTTGCTGGGACACAACTACTGGGGAG ATGGTATGTGAATTGCCTGCTAGCACCAACTGGAATTTTGATATTCATTGGTACCCTAAAATTCCAGGAGTTATATCAGCATCCTCTTTTGATGTCAAAGTGGGAATATACAATATAGAG GTTTGCAGTAAGCATGCAGCTGTAGAGGGTGAATTTGGTACTCCAG TACGTTTGAGAGCTCCAAAGTGGCTTAGACGTCCAGTGGGTGTCTCTTTTGGTTTTGGTGGCAAGCTTATATCATTTCAGCCTTGCCAGTCAACACCAGAAGATCGATTACCTGCTTCAGAG gtATACATGCATAATTTAGTCACCGAACATAGCTTGGTTAGCCGCTCCACTGAATTTGAAGCTGCAATACAAAATGGGGAAAAATCTTCGCTCTGTGCTTTATGCGAACAGAAGTCACATGATTCTAT ATCTAAAGATGACAGAGAAACATGGGGCTTCTTGAAGATTATGTTTGAGGAAGAGGGAACAGCTAGGACTAAGTTGCTTTCTTATCTTGGTTTCACTGTGCCAGAGGAGTGTAGTGATATATACAATGACCTTGATAATTTGGGAAAAGGCCTAGAAAACACACTTAGTCTTGATACAAGATCATCGGTTGAAGTTGATGGGAGTACATACTCTATTGACAATGGAGAAGAATTCTTTAACAATCCTCAAATTAGTAAGGATAGTTCAGCTTATGAAGAGAAGAGCATTCCTAATGTGGAGAAGGCTCAGAAAGAACCCGAAGAACCTTCAAGGAGTTATGATCTGTCATTTGATGACAGTATTCAACATGCCTTGGTTGTTGGAGACTATAAGGGAGCAGTTTTACGGTGCATCACTGCAGACAGAATGGCCGATGCATTAGTAATTGCACATGCTGGTGGTTCCTCATTATGGGAGAGTACACGAGATCAGTATCTTAAGAATAGTCTCGCACCCTATTTAAAG GTTGTATCTGCACTGGTGAGGAATGATCTTATGGCTCTGATTAATACCAGACCTCTGAAATCATGGAAGGAAACTCTGGCTCTTCTTTGCACA TTTGCACAGAAAGAGGAATGGACTGTTTTATGTGACAGTCTGGCTTCGAGACTTATGGCCGTCGGAAATATGCTAGCTGCAACTCTCTGCTATATATGTGCTGGAAATATGGACAGAACCGTGGAGATATGGTCACACAGCCTGAAGCTTGACTCTAGAGGAAAGACTTATATAGATCTTCTTCAG GATTTAATGGAGAAGACAATTGTCCTCGCCCTTGCAACGGAACATAAGCAGTTTAGTGCATCTTTGTCGAAGCTTGTGGAGAACTATGCTGAACTACTAGCTAATCAGGGGCTTCTCACTACTGCAATGAAGTATTTAAAACTATTGGGATCTGAAGAATCATCAAATGAGCTTGCTATATTGAGAGAGAGAATTTCTATCTCTGCTGAAG AAAGGGATGTGCCGAAAAGTCTGCCTTATCGAAGTGGTGCATCACACACTGAATCTTTATATGGTGCAGATCAATCTGGTTATGGTGGAGTGGATTATTCACAGAATTATTATGAG GATAAGAACCTTTCCCAACCACTACTCCAATTACATCAGAATGTTGCTGACACTTCACGTGCTGAGGGCTTTCACCAAGTTCCTGGTTCTGCTTATGGGGGAAATCAACTTGTGCAACAGAAACCACAGGTCCCTGATTTTAGCAACCAGAGGTTATTTCATCCATCACAGCCATCTCAAAATTTTATACTATCACATACGAGCCAGATTTCGCAG CAAGCTTTCACTTCACCTGCTACAATGGCACAGCCAACAATGAAACCCTTTTCTCCTGCAACTCCTGCGGCTCTCAGAAATGTTGAACGCTATCAGCAGCCCAGCTTGGGTTCTCAGCTATATCCG GGAGCTGCCAATCCTCTATATCAACATGGACCTCCCATTCCTTCTCCACAAGATGGTGGTGCATCTCAGCCAGCATTTGTTACTGGGCAAAGGTTTGCACAACCCATCTCAACTACAACAGCACCAAGGGGTTTCATGCCTGTTTATAATCCAAATTTTGCTCAGAGGCCTAGTATAAGTCCTGTGCATCCGTTAAGCCCAACAAAATCATCAGAAGCACGGCCTGTGGGTGTTCCTCCAACCACTCCGCCTACAGTGCAAACAGTTGATACATCAAATGTTCCTG